From Rutidosis leptorrhynchoides isolate AG116_Rl617_1_P2 chromosome 3, CSIRO_AGI_Rlap_v1, whole genome shotgun sequence, a single genomic window includes:
- the LOC139900885 gene encoding uncharacterized protein, producing the protein MALATQNDTVQANERTYSYLHELQVGKEAEVRIMICRTWDTHTKYRKYLSTDFIALDQQGNVIQLTARSTVAHCFISRLKEGSVYSLNKFEVIPNKDDYRLLRNNKVLIQLQGLTYLKKISGDEHSGFIRHPYACIPFEDLEPNGGKYQIDVVGCVLNVGSVTPQKVWSTTLEFQLVNERHRRVRVTLWGKLGDSFLARKPTVPSQYSIILSSVSVRRDYYGETSLSSTSATLIIDDTQVPTLAEFNNKISAMEFADDMGELAPKRQLRPPKEGSIVDLLTMARRGKNNVADVFKCTVELTNVRMKKGWFYNSCGICKAKKSISRQDGGFWFRVQFDVRDSSTETVVVMFDKTAEQLAGTTAQSLLDAQDAATCTTVLPIPLANLLNTTQVLLLKVNSYYEHGTYESFNCIKVYSDEDGSAPVVSNNLDPGMFPPAVKPGVAPTVSPVATPKGVKRTIEIPTPAKELERPSRRKFIVTTSDSEDDTGAVTVT; encoded by the exons ATGGCTCTTGCAACTCAAAATGACACCGTCCAAGCTAACGAACGCACCTATTCATACCTTCATGAGCTCCAGGTTGGTAAGGAGGCGGAGGTAAGAATCATGATATGCCGTACGTGGGACACGCATACCAAATATAGGAAATACCTTAGTACTGACTTCATTGCTTTGGATCAGCAG GGTAATGTGATTCAGCTAACTGCCAGGAGCACTGTAGCTCACTGTTTTATTTCAAGGTTAAAAGAAGGATCAGTTTACTCCCTCAACAAATTCGAAGTCATCCCTAATAAGGACGATTACCGGCTCTTGAGAAATAACAAGGTCCTTATTCAGTTACAAGGCTTGACCTACCTCAAGAAAATATCAGGTGATGAGCATTCAGGTTTTATCCGCCACCCATACGCCTGCATTCCATTTGAAGACTTGGAACCAAATGGTGGAAAATACCAAATAG ATGTTGTGGGGTGTGTTCTAAATGTCGGGTCAGTCACACCCCAAAAAGTCTGGTCAACGACACTCGAGTTTCAGCTGGTCAATGAGAG ACATCGACGAGTGCGTGTGACCCTTTGGGGGAAATTGGGCGACTCTTTCCTTGCTAGGAAACCAACTGTGCCATCACAGTATAGCATCATTTTATCCTCAGTTTCTGTAAGAAGGGACTACTATG GGGAGACATCCCTCTCGAGCACGTCAGCCACTTTGATAATTGACGACACTCAAGTTCCGACCCTGGCGGAATTtaacaataaaattag TGCCATGGAATTTGCTGATGACATGGGAGAATTGGCCCCTAAGCGCCAACTCCGGCCACCAAAAGAAGGTTCCATCGTTGACCTCTTGACAATGGCCCGCAGAGGCAAAAACAATGTT GCCGACGTTTTCAAGTGCACCGTAGAGCTAACTAACGTGAGGATGAAAAAAGGATGGTTTTACAACAGCTGTGGTATTTGCAAGGCTAAGAAGAGCATATCGAGACAGGATGGAGGTTTTTG GTTTCGCGTCCAGTTTGATGTCAGGGACTCGAGCACTGAAACGGTCGTGGTCATGTTTGATAAAACAGCTGAGCAGCTGGCTGGGACAACCGCTCAATCCCTCTTGGATGCCCAGGATGCG GCAACCTGCACCACCGTTTTACCCATTCCACTTGCTAATCTGCTTAATACAACCCAAGTGCTACTTTTGAAGGTCAACTCTTACTATGAACATGGAACATACGAAAGCTTTAATTGCATAAAAGTCTACTCAGACGAAGATGGCTCCGCACCGGTGGTGTCCAACAATTTGGATCCAGGTATGTTTCCTCCAGCTGTTAAGCCGGGTGTTGCGCCAACCGTTTCGCCAGTTGCAACACCCAAAGGGGTTAAGCGAACAATTGAAATCCCCACTCCGGCAAAGGAATTGGAACGCCCTAGCCGCCGCAA GTTTATTGTGACAACCTCTGACTCAGAAGATGACACGGGTGCGGTTACAGTTACCTAG
- the LOC139900886 gene encoding uncharacterized protein — protein MRYQTPSVIFLRSYGAIDEVRLKPIQTHFALQGNRLQPFAFKHTPHLMSMCQKSERALEWEKPLHTFMYISIRTYFMHQHIQTSRMASTSNTPTERTKLPGPWPDLSIESNTINGLSIYSSRTTTPLRKMQMLSALRLNDTRDLDEGVRRAGLQTPTNTIRKKASNSSGSAVSYHNHGSPAYTCMFCHSRMWYEERSDKPKKTTTPTFSLCCQNGKVLLPKLKDPPLVLNTLLNYADHSMAKFREQIRIYNSMFAFTSFGARIDHSINRGRGPYTFHISGQTYHKIGSLLPEEGGAPRYGQLYFFDTQNEARNRMSAFMGSKSSQKLDENITNNLINMLNEFSAVAQAFRMARDWAVNNTTSNFQLRLLSRTTNTRQYNAPNVAEVAALVTSDFGHCTTARDIIVQKKNSPPQRISELHQLYMALQYPFLFPYGETGYHEEIPYHSNSGRRKTNRGYVTMREFYCYRIQQRENEGTTILRGRRLFQQYLVDAYIAVEEQRLKLLRNHQNELRIDLYNNVCDAVTRGDTRASAIGKRIILPSSHTGSPCYMVQSYQDAIALCREFDNPDLFISFTSNPRWPEIEEMLSYIEVQRAPDRPEIVARLFKQKLDAMMADIMKARVFGTCEAGIYIIEFQKRGLPHVHMLFWLTPDFKCKTPEEIDDIISAEIPSETEDPTAFRSVTEYMLHGPCGGNILDAPCIIDKRCSKHFPKPYNTETTIDEEGYAHYRRRNNGLKVSKGKGTLDNSFVVPYNRYLLLKYNAHINVEWCNRSRAIKYLFKYLNKGPDRATVVIEENLAPVNTSTSEVVTEDAKTWTCRKQRTCIGRIVYSHPASGECYYLRLLLNKAKGPQTYEEIRTVDGILHPTFKDACFASGLINDDREWTEAITEARLWACGAQLRDLFVTILLFCNVTKPLNLWEANSESLAEDILHKKRKLYNFPDLTLSEAQLRNYFLLEIQNILNKNGKSLGDFPDLPQPDPTLLPQLENRLIREELNYNLVELQAEHQNLHASLNPEQLNVNNDVFSVVTQQAGGFFFLYGPGGTGKTFVYRTILAKLRSEKLIALAVASSGIASLLLPGGRTAHSRFVIPLDLMENSTCGIKQKPHLAELMQQVRLIIWDEAPMTQRQIFPVIPKGKRQEVVQACINRSDLWQHCRLHTLSRIMRVNEYITDGHVDPRKQEFNRWVLDIGDGRAAAVCKDGEGEPTWIEIPEQFIVKSEKPPIDAVVDTIFPDFLRRYKNEDYLHEMAILTPRNDDADQINKHMFKKLEGRTMIYKSSDEICKGSTDAYDQHSVYPVEYLNKLNFPGVPPHKLKLKIGQPIMLLRNLYPSAGLCNGTRLIITDFQKFVIQARIITGSHIGDMVIIHRIVLTTAQTKWPFVMQRIQFHVRPCYAMTSNKSQGQSLDFVDIYLPRPVFSHGQLYVALSRVTNPDGLKIVMVGDNEGRLPNHTRNVVYKETFHNLQPNT, from the exons ATGCGTTATCAAACGCCGTCAGTCATTTTCCTCCGTTCCTATGGAGCCATTGATGAGGTGCGATTGAAACCCATTCAGACCCATTTTGCACTACAGGGAAACAGACTTCAGCCATTTGCCTTCAAACACACGCCACATTTGATGTCCATGTGCCAG AAAAGTGAAAGGGCTCTGGAATGGGAAAAGCCCCTTCATACATTTATGTACATCTCTATAAGAACCTATTTTATGCATCAACATATCCAAACATCTCGAATGGCATCAACTTCAAACACACCCACCGAGCGAACCAAGCTGCCAG GACCATGGCCAGATCTGTCAATAGAGAGCAACACAATTAATGGTCTATCAATTTACTCCTCACGAACAACAACCCCGCTTAGGAAAATGCAAATGTTATCTGCCCTCAGGTTAAATGACACTAGGGATCTGGATGAAG GTGTGAGGCGGGCAGGCTTGCAGACACCAACAAACACCATTAGAAAAAAGGCTTCTAATTCTTCAG GTTCCGCCGTATCTTACCATAACCACGGCTCCCCTGCCTACACGTGCATGTTTTGCCACTCAAGAATGTGGTATGAGGAAAGAAGTGACAAACCCAAAAAAACCACCACCCCAACCTTCTCCCTCTGTTGTCAGAATGGAAAGGTCCTTCTACCAAAGCTTAAAGACCCTCCTTTGGTCTTGAATACATTGCTCAACTATGCTGACCACTCAATGGCCAAATTTCGAGAGCAAATCAGGATCTACAATAGCATGTTTGCATTCACATCTTTCGGGGCCAGAATTGACCACTCAATTAACCGTGGGCGCGGGCCTTACACATTTCACATTAGTGGACAAACATACCATAAAATTGGGTCCCTATTACCGGAAGAAGGGGGCGCTCCAAGGTATGGGCAACTATACTTTTTCGACACACAAAATGAGGCCAGAAATCGTATGTCTGCTTTCATGGGGTCGAAATCAAGCCAGAAGTTAGATGAAAACATCACCAACAATCTCATTAACATGTTAAATGAATTCAGTGCGGTTGCGCAGGCCTTCCGCATGGCCCGAGATTGGGCGGTTAACAATACGACATCAAACTTTCAGCTGCGTTTGCTTTCTAGAACTACAAATACACGACAGTATAACGCTCCAAATGTAGCTGAGGTCGCAGCGTTGGTAACGAGTGACTTTGGCCACTGCACAACTGCTCGGGATATTAttgttcaaaaaaaaaattcaccaccACAAAGGATATCAGAGCTTCACCAACTGTACATGGCATTGCAATATCCTTTTCTATTTCCCTACGGAGAAACAGGATACCACGAAGAAATACCATATCATAGTAATAGTGGCAGAAGGAAAACTAACAGAGGTTATGTTACAATGCGAGAATTCTATTGTTATCGGATTCAACAACGGGAAAATGAAGGAACAACTATACTTAGAGGCAGAAGGTTATTCCAACAATATTTAGTTGACGCTTACATAGCCGTTGAAGAACAGAGACTTAAGTTGCTAAGGAACCACCAGAATGAGCTCCGCATCGACCTCTACAATAACGTGTGCGACGCTGTCACGCGAGGCGACACCCGAGCTAGCGCAATTGGGAAACGAATTATTCTTCCATCCTCACATACCGGAAGCCCGTGCTATATGGTGCAAAGCTACCAGGATGCAATAGCTTTGTGTCGCGAATTTGATAATCCTGATTTGTTCATCAGCTTTACTTCAAATCCGAGATGGCCCGAAATAGAAGAGATGCTTTCATATATTGAAGTTCAGCGGGCCCCTGATAGGCCAGAGATTGTTGCAAGGTTGTTCAAACAAAAGTTGGATGCCATGATGGCTGATATCATGAAAGCTCGTGTGTTTGGCACATGTGAAGCAG GCATCTATATAATTGAATTTCAAAAACGTGGGTTGCCCCATGTACATATGTTGTTTTGGCTTACACCAGACTTTAAGTGTAAAACACCGGAAGAGATTGACGATATCATATCTGCTGAAATACCATCTGAAACAGAAGATCCAACCGCTTTCAGATCCGTGACTGAGTACATGCTTCATGGCCCATGCGGTGGGAATATCCTGGACGCCCCTTGCATTATTGATAAAAGGTGTTCTAAGCATTTCCCGAAACCATACAACACAGAAACAACAATAGACGAAGAAGGATATGCACACTATCGTCGTCGAAACAATGGCCTAAAAGTCAGTAAAGGAAAGGGCACTCTTGACAACAGTTTTGTCGTACCTTACAATAGGTATCTCCTTCTCAAATACAATGCACATATAAATGTGGAGTGGTGTAATCGATCACGGGCCATTAAGTACTTATTTAAATACTTAAACAAAGGCCCTGATCGGGCAACTGTAGTAATTGAAGAAAACCTAGCCCCGGTTAACACCTCCACTTCAGAAGTGGTTACTGAG GATGCCAAAACCTGGACATGTCGAAAACAGAGAACATGCATTGGCCGTATCGTGTACTCGCACCCAGCATCTGGAGAATGTTATTATCTGAGGTTGCTGTTAAATAAAGCAAAAGGCCCCCAAACCTATGAAGAAATACGTACAGTCGATGGCATCCTACATCCCACATTTAAAGATGCATGTTTCGCCTCTGGGTTGATCAATGATGATAGAGAGTGGACAGAAGCTATAACTGAAGCTAGGTTATGGGCATGCGGTGCACAACTGCGGGATCTGTTTGTCACAATTCTACTTTTTTGCAACGTGACTAAACCACTCAACCTTTGGGAAGCAAATTCGGAATCTTTGGCCGAAGATATCCTCCACAAGAAACGCAAACTATACAACTTCCCTGATTTGACGTTGAGTGAGGCTCAACTTAGAAATTATTTTTTGTTGGAAATTCAAAATATCTTGAACAAAAATGGTAAATCGTTAGGAGATTTCCCTGATCTACCACAGCCTGACCCTACACTCTTACCACAACTCGAGAATCGTCTAATTCGCGAAGAATTGAACTACAATCTAGTAGAATTGCAGGCTGAACATCAAAACCTCCACGCGTCCCTCAACCCAGAGCAACTTAATGTTAACAATGACGTGTTTTCAGTGGTAACACAACAAGCGGGGGGTTTTTTTTTCTTATATGGTCCCGGAGGTACCGGGAAAACTTTCGTGTACAGGACAATTCTTGCAAAGCTAAGGTCCGAAAAATTGATAGCCCTAGCAGTGGCATCGTCAG GTATCGCTTCACTACTTTTACCGGGAGGTCGAACTGCGCACAGTAGATTCGTCATCCCTCTTGACCTTATGGAGAACAGCACATGTGGTATAAAGCAAAAACCCCATCTTGCAGAACTGATGCAACAGGTCCGATTAATCATTTGGGACGAAGCCCCCATGACTCAGAG ACAAATATTTCCCGTAATACCAAAAGGAAAAAGACAAGAAGTTGTTCAAGCTTGCATCAACCGATCTGATTTGTGGCAACACTGTCGGCTTCACACCCTCTCCCGCATTATGCGGGTCAATGAATACATAACCGATGGTCACGTTGACCCTCGAAAACAGGAATTCAATAGATGGGTTCTAGATATTGGAGATGGTCGAGCTGCAGCTGTTTGTAAAGATGGAGAAGGGGAACCGACATGGATAGAAATTCCAGAACAATTCATAGTAAAATCGGAGAAACCTCCAATTGACGCGGTTGTTGATACCATTTTCCCTGATTTTCTTCGAAGGTATAAAAACGAAGACTACTTGCATGAAATGGCAATTTTAACACCACGCAACGATGACGCAGACCAGATAAACAAACATATGTTCAAGAAGCTAGAAGGCCGAACTATGATATACAAAAGCTCGGATGAAATATGCAAAGGCTCAACCGACGCATACGATCAGCACAGTGTGTATCCGGTAgaatatttaaataaattaaacttCCCCGGGGTACCACCACACAAGCTGAAACTGAAGATAGGTCAGCCAATCATGTTGTTGCGAAATTTATATCCCAGCGCCGGGCTATGTAACGGGACCCGTCTAATCATTACAGACTTTCAAAAATTCGTTATTCAAGCGCGCATCATTACCGGTTCCCATATAGGTGATATGGTCATTATACACAGAATTGTTCTAACTACCGCCCAAACAAAGTGGCCTTTTGTTATGCAACGCATTCAATTTCATGTTAGGCCATGCTATGCGATGACGAGTAACAAGAGCCAGGGCCAATCACTCGATTTTGTCGACATCTACTTACCCAGGCCAGTTTTCAGCCACGGACAACTATATGTCGCCCTATCAAGAGTCACTAACCCCGATGGTCTAAAAATAGTCATGGTTGGCGATAATGAAGGACGACTTCCTAATCACACAAGAAACGTTGTTTATAAGGAAACCTTCCACAACCTTCAACCAAATACCTAA